A portion of the Candidatus Neomarinimicrobiota bacterium genome contains these proteins:
- the folB gene encoding dihydroneopterin aldolase encodes MNDIIRLKNMVFYGFHGVEAYEKEWGGRFEVDLELACDLQDAIKTDKLHDTVNYESIYNLIYDLVTSRKYYLIEALAGEMCKSIKEKYPKVLKVTARIRKPNVPIKGVLDTVEVEITR; translated from the coding sequence ATGAACGATATAATTCGTTTGAAAAATATGGTATTTTATGGATTTCACGGGGTGGAAGCCTATGAAAAAGAGTGGGGGGGACGCTTTGAAGTGGATCTGGAACTGGCCTGTGATTTACAGGATGCCATCAAAACGGATAAACTCCATGATACCGTGAATTATGAATCCATTTATAACCTGATTTATGACCTGGTGACATCCAGGAAATATTATCTGATTGAGGCCCTGGCGGGTGAGATGTGTAAATCCATTAAGGAGAAATATCCGAAAGTGCTGAAAGTAACGGCCCGGATTCGCAAGCCGAATGTGCCGATCAAAGGGGTTTTGGATACAGTGGAAGTTGAAATTACACGATGA
- the folK gene encoding 2-amino-4-hydroxy-6-hydroxymethyldihydropteridine diphosphokinase produces the protein MRLSDSHVFLGFGGNLGDVRKTIQQAIEALTSRDGISLIQMSSFYRTEPLYDANQPDFINAVARFAVRLSPRVLLRIIHQTEETFGRVRNSKRRYAPRTLDIDILFWGDETICQKNLIVPHREFAERKFVLEPMGEIALNYTVPGTEKTIRDFLNECPDQSRVEKI, from the coding sequence ATGAGATTATCTGATAGCCATGTTTTTCTGGGATTTGGCGGAAATTTAGGTGATGTGCGAAAGACCATTCAACAGGCCATAGAGGCATTGACATCCCGGGATGGTATCTCTCTGATTCAAATGAGTTCTTTTTACCGGACGGAACCGTTGTATGATGCAAATCAGCCCGATTTTATCAATGCCGTAGCCCGGTTTGCCGTCCGCTTGTCTCCCCGGGTCCTTCTAAGAATCATCCACCAGACAGAAGAAACATTCGGACGTGTCCGGAATTCAAAACGACGTTATGCTCCCCGCACTCTGGATATTGATATTTTATTTTGGGGCGATGAAACAATCTGTCAGAAAAATCTGATAGTTCCCCACAGGGAGTTTGCAGAACGGAAATTTGTATTAGAGCCTATGGGGGAAATTGCTTTAAATTATACCGTACCGGGGACGGAAAAAACAATTCGGGACTTTTTAAACGAGTGTCCTGATCAATCACGAGTGGAGAAAATCTGA
- a CDS encoding deoxynucleoside kinase codes for MQRPAYYIAIEGVIGVGKTSLARILAQRLNARLILEKFEDNPFLSDFYNDRDRYAFQTQIFFLLSRYRQQMELFQTELFHKNLVTDYMFIKDKLFAYLNLNEKELMLYDQMLNLLIRQIPKPDLVIYLQADTERLMKNIAKRGRDFEKNIDEEYIEALNQMYNQFFFRYNETPLLIINTTDIDFVHNEDDLAEILKTIQKPPAGTKLYRPVRKPS; via the coding sequence ATGCAAAGACCTGCCTATTATATTGCTATTGAAGGGGTTATCGGTGTTGGTAAAACCAGTCTTGCAAGAATTCTTGCACAACGCCTTAATGCACGCCTGATATTGGAGAAATTTGAGGATAATCCCTTTCTCAGTGATTTTTATAACGACAGGGACCGGTATGCTTTTCAGACACAGATTTTTTTTCTGTTAAGCCGGTATCGTCAACAGATGGAACTTTTTCAGACGGAGCTCTTTCATAAAAATCTGGTAACAGATTATATGTTCATTAAGGATAAGCTCTTTGCCTATCTCAATCTGAACGAAAAGGAGCTCATGCTGTATGATCAGATGCTGAATCTTCTGATCCGGCAAATTCCCAAACCGGACCTCGTTATCTACCTCCAGGCGGATACGGAACGCCTGATGAAAAATATTGCCAAACGGGGACGGGATTTTGAAAAAAACATAGATGAGGAGTATATTGAAGCACTGAATCAGATGTATAATCAGTTTTTTTTCAGATATAATGAAACTCCCCTGCTTATCATTAATACAACAGATATAGACTTCGTCCATAATGAGGACGATTTAGCGGAAATCTTGAAAACCATTCAAAAACCACCGGCGGGAACCAAATTATACCGGCCGGTGAGGAAACCGTCATGA
- the frr gene encoding ribosome recycling factor encodes MLESLYKKCKTKMDKSVEVIRHELASIRTGRASTALLDGIKVEYYGNPTPLNQVANITVPEARLLVIQPWEKNMLPIIEKAILASSLGLTPANDGQVIRLPIPPMSDERRKDLSRVVSKIAEEGRISIRNVRREFNEHIKKMEKDGDISKDNAADGLDEIQKITDEHIAKIDQIFEMKEKEILEDHI; translated from the coding sequence ATGCTGGAATCATTGTACAAGAAATGCAAAACCAAAATGGATAAATCCGTTGAAGTGATTCGTCATGAGCTGGCATCCATCCGGACAGGTCGGGCTTCAACAGCCTTACTGGACGGAATCAAGGTGGAATATTACGGCAATCCCACTCCCCTGAACCAGGTTGCCAATATTACAGTCCCCGAAGCAAGACTCCTGGTGATTCAACCTTGGGAGAAGAACATGCTTCCCATAATTGAAAAAGCGATTCTGGCCAGTTCCCTTGGACTCACGCCTGCAAATGACGGACAGGTTATCCGCCTCCCCATTCCCCCCATGTCTGATGAACGGCGGAAAGATCTCTCCCGTGTTGTGAGCAAGATAGCCGAAGAAGGACGGATCAGCATCCGGAATGTCCGCCGGGAATTCAACGAACATATCAAGAAAATGGAAAAAGATGGCGATATTTCAAAAGACAATGCTGCAGACGGACTGGATGAAATTCAGAAAATCACAGATGAACATATTGCTAAAATTGATCAAATTTTCGAAATGAAAGAAAAAGAAATCCTGGAAGACCATATTTGA
- a CDS encoding UMP kinase — protein sequence MSDLPYQRILLKLSGEILAGENGTGIDPSVVSYFAREIKTVVDEGLEVCLVIGGGNIFRGGANTRNIERVAGDYMGMLGTVINALAIQDALEKSGIPTRVQTAISITQVAEPFIRRRALRHLEKGRVLIFAAGTGNPFFTTDSAAALRAAEMNVDALLKGTKVDGIYDKDPVTHSDAVHYTTISYEEAIERNLKVMDLSAIALCRENKIPIIVFNFKKPGHLLRVIKGEPIGTILGG from the coding sequence GTGTCAGACCTTCCTTACCAACGGATTTTATTAAAGTTGAGTGGAGAGATCCTTGCCGGTGAAAACGGGACAGGGATCGATCCCTCTGTTGTCTCCTATTTTGCCAGAGAGATCAAAACAGTTGTCGACGAAGGCCTTGAAGTCTGCCTGGTTATCGGCGGGGGAAATATTTTCAGAGGCGGCGCCAACACCCGGAATATTGAAAGGGTGGCCGGCGATTACATGGGAATGCTGGGAACTGTAATCAATGCTCTGGCGATTCAGGACGCCCTGGAAAAATCCGGTATCCCGACCCGGGTTCAGACGGCCATCAGTATTACACAGGTTGCCGAACCTTTCATTCGCCGGAGGGCCCTGCGTCATTTGGAAAAAGGACGGGTGCTGATTTTTGCCGCAGGGACAGGGAATCCTTTTTTTACTACGGATTCGGCTGCAGCTCTACGTGCTGCCGAAATGAATGTAGATGCCCTGTTGAAAGGAACAAAGGTAGATGGCATCTATGACAAGGACCCTGTAACCCATTCAGATGCCGTACATTATACAACTATCAGCTATGAAGAAGCTATTGAACGGAATTTGAAAGTCATGGATCTGAGTGCCATCGCCCTTTGCCGTGAAAATAAAATCCCTATTATTGTTTTTAATTTCAAAAAACCGGGACATTTACTCAGAGTCATCAAGGGTGAACCAATCGGAACAATCTTAGGAGGTTAA
- the tsf gene encoding translation elongation factor Ts, protein MTITAAMVKELRDKTGAGMMDCKKALNKTDGDLEKAVDYLRAQGIAKAEKKASRAVNEGLIHAYIHQGSKLGTLVEVNCETDFVANTPEFQNFVKNVAMQIAASAPLAVTREDVAPAVIEREKAIYKEQVINQGKPEHIAEKIVTGKLEKFYKENVLLEQPFFKDPEKTVETYLKETIGKLGENIQIARFSRFVLGENN, encoded by the coding sequence ATGACCATAACAGCCGCAATGGTAAAAGAGCTTCGGGATAAAACCGGTGCCGGAATGATGGATTGCAAAAAAGCTTTAAATAAAACAGATGGTGACCTTGAGAAAGCTGTTGATTATCTTCGTGCGCAGGGAATCGCCAAAGCTGAAAAGAAAGCTTCCCGCGCCGTAAACGAGGGGTTGATCCATGCCTATATTCATCAGGGCAGCAAACTGGGGACATTGGTCGAAGTCAATTGCGAGACTGATTTTGTGGCAAATACCCCGGAATTTCAGAATTTCGTAAAAAATGTGGCAATGCAGATTGCCGCTTCCGCCCCCCTGGCCGTTACCCGGGAAGATGTGGCCCCTGCAGTGATTGAGCGGGAAAAAGCCATCTACAAGGAACAGGTGATCAATCAGGGAAAACCGGAACATATCGCCGAAAAGATAGTCACAGGTAAACTGGAAAAATTCTATAAAGAAAATGTCCTCCTTGAACAGCCCTTTTTCAAAGATCCTGAAAAAACAGTTGAGACATATCTGAAAGAGACCATTGGCAAACTGGGTGAAAACATTCAGATCGCCCGTTTTTCACGGTTTGTTTTGGGAGAAAACAACTAA
- the rpsB gene encoding 30S ribosomal protein S2, with product MNTITIETLLGTGAHFGHLASKWNPAMKDYIFMEKNGIHIIDLKKTIQAMEEAAEFVSNLSRQGGEILFVGTKKQARSVIEDEAIRCKNHYITERWLGGTLTNFITIKRSIRRMMQLQRDSENEEAWANLTKKEILGLMREKEKLESLHRGIKDMKKLPDALFIVDTVHEKIAVAEARKLDIPIIALIDTNADPSVIDYPIPANDDSIRTIQLITRRLADAALEGKSSKKEKAEEKAEKKIETAPKKRHQKPVEANVEKETVADVEEVE from the coding sequence ATGAATACAATTACCATTGAAACATTATTAGGAACCGGTGCCCATTTTGGTCACCTGGCTTCAAAATGGAATCCTGCCATGAAAGATTATATCTTCATGGAAAAGAACGGGATTCATATAATTGATTTAAAAAAAACCATTCAGGCTATGGAAGAAGCGGCTGAATTTGTCAGCAACCTTTCCCGCCAGGGAGGCGAGATCCTCTTTGTCGGGACCAAGAAGCAAGCCCGTTCTGTCATTGAAGATGAAGCCATCCGCTGCAAGAATCATTATATCACCGAACGCTGGCTTGGCGGGACTCTCACCAATTTTATCACCATCAAGCGGTCCATCCGGAGGATGATGCAGCTTCAACGGGACAGTGAAAATGAAGAGGCATGGGCCAATCTGACGAAAAAAGAGATTTTGGGACTGATGCGGGAAAAGGAGAAGCTGGAATCCCTGCACCGGGGAATCAAGGATATGAAGAAACTTCCCGATGCTCTTTTCATTGTGGACACGGTTCATGAAAAGATTGCCGTCGCAGAAGCCCGGAAACTGGATATCCCCATTATTGCCCTGATTGATACCAATGCCGATCCGTCGGTCATTGATTATCCCATCCCGGCCAATGATGATTCCATCCGGACCATTCAGCTGATTACCCGTCGCCTGGCCGACGCCGCCCTGGAAGGAAAAAGCAGCAAAAAAGAGAAAGCTGAAGAAAAAGCAGAAAAAAAGATTGAAACAGCCCCAAAAAAAAGACATCAGAAACCTGTTGAAGCTAACGTAGAAAAAGAAACGGTAGCAGATGTGGAAGAAGTTGAATAA
- the rpsI gene encoding 30S ribosomal protein S9, whose translation MLKNEYIAVGRRKSAVARVRLRPGTGKITVNKRPLEEYFGRETSQMIVRQPLELIKFGNAYDIIVTVQGGGPTGQAGAVRHGLSRALTLVNPEARPVLKSAGFLTRDPRRVERKKYGLRGARRAFQFSKR comes from the coding sequence ATGCTTAAGAACGAATATATTGCCGTTGGACGCAGAAAATCAGCAGTTGCCAGGGTACGGCTTCGTCCCGGTACCGGTAAAATCACAGTCAACAAACGGCCTCTTGAAGAGTATTTCGGACGTGAAACATCCCAGATGATTGTAAGGCAGCCGTTGGAGTTAATCAAATTCGGGAACGCTTATGATATCATTGTCACCGTTCAGGGTGGAGGTCCCACTGGACAAGCCGGCGCGGTCCGTCACGGACTGAGCAGAGCTTTGACACTTGTGAATCCCGAAGCACGGCCGGTATTAAAATCCGCAGGTTTTCTGACCCGTGATCCGCGTCGTGTTGAACGGAAGAAATACGGTCTGCGTGGCGCCCGCCGTGCATTCCAGTTCTCGAAACGTTAA
- the rplM gene encoding 50S ribosomal protein L13 has product MKTYTAKPSEIERKWFIVDATDLVLGRLSSEVAQILRGKHKPTFTPHMDTGDFVIIINAEKVRLTGNKESYKQYFRHTGYPGGTRYTSLKVLRSSHPEEIITRAVRGMLPHNRLGRQLIKKLKVYSGPEHPHQAQMPETLNLKKELSDNA; this is encoded by the coding sequence TTGAAAACGTATACGGCAAAACCGTCAGAGATCGAACGAAAGTGGTTTATTGTTGATGCCACGGATCTGGTTTTGGGTCGCTTATCCAGTGAGGTTGCCCAGATATTGAGGGGCAAACACAAACCCACATTCACCCCCCACATGGATACGGGGGATTTTGTCATTATCATCAATGCGGAAAAGGTACGATTAACAGGAAACAAGGAGTCGTACAAGCAATATTTTCGTCATACAGGATATCCGGGAGGTACCCGGTATACATCTCTGAAGGTGTTGCGTTCAAGCCATCCTGAAGAGATCATCACCCGTGCCGTCAGGGGCATGCTTCCCCACAACCGTCTGGGCCGTCAGCTGATCAAGAAGCTGAAGGTATACAGCGGGCCTGAGCACCCGCATCAGGCGCAAATGCCCGAAACCCTGAATTTAAAAAAGGAGTTGAGTGACAATGCTTAA
- a CDS encoding YicC family protein has translation MLSMTGFGKAEGTYHSIRFTVEVKSVNSRYLDVVTVIPRKVAFLENPIRDYLTKRLKRGKILFILNLTGDTGEISYFQLNEKLLRNLLDLKSILKEKFDVEGTLTVTDILSREDVVELMDTAVEEEALAKAILNTTDTAMAHLEAMQRQEGEYLKEQFERDLQSMSREIDKIDSLRQINLDQHVTAMEERVAKLMNQYTLDEARMYQEIALLADKLDVSEEIQRFKSHLLQFKAYLNEQDSVGKRCNFLLQEMHREVNTLGNKVANADISQRVVEIKNRIEIIREQVQNIQ, from the coding sequence ATGCTCAGTATGACAGGTTTCGGAAAAGCAGAAGGTACCTATCACAGCATCCGGTTCACGGTGGAAGTGAAATCCGTGAACAGCCGGTATCTGGATGTCGTTACCGTGATTCCCCGAAAAGTCGCGTTCCTTGAAAATCCCATCCGGGACTATCTGACGAAAAGACTGAAACGAGGCAAAATTCTTTTTATCCTGAATCTGACGGGGGATACCGGTGAAATCAGTTACTTTCAATTGAATGAGAAACTCCTCCGAAACCTTCTGGATCTGAAAAGTATCCTCAAAGAAAAATTTGATGTGGAGGGTACACTCACCGTCACCGATATTCTCTCCCGGGAGGATGTGGTGGAACTGATGGATACAGCCGTGGAAGAAGAAGCACTGGCTAAAGCAATCCTGAATACAACCGATACGGCCATGGCCCATCTGGAAGCCATGCAAAGACAGGAAGGGGAATACCTGAAAGAACAGTTTGAACGGGACCTGCAAAGTATGTCCCGTGAAATCGATAAGATTGATTCACTCCGGCAGATCAATCTGGACCAACATGTAACTGCCATGGAGGAGCGGGTGGCAAAGCTGATGAATCAGTACACCCTGGATGAAGCCCGGATGTATCAGGAGATTGCCCTTCTCGCTGATAAACTGGATGTTTCTGAAGAGATCCAGCGTTTTAAAAGCCATTTGCTCCAATTCAAAGCATACCTGAATGAACAGGATTCCGTGGGGAAAAGGTGTAATTTTCTCCTTCAGGAAATGCATCGCGAGGTGAATACCCTGGGGAATAAGGTAGCTAATGCCGATATTTCCCAGCGGGTAGTGGAAATTAAAAACCGGATCGAAATAATTCGTGAGCAGGTTCAGAATATCCAATGA
- the gmk gene encoding guanylate kinase: MKQGVLILFAAHSGAGKTTIIRELLRRHPDWFFSVSATTRRPRTGEVDGQDYHFVSRDVFQNMIREKKLLEFEEVHGEYYGTPAEPVRQALEDGKVCIFDLDVKGAMSIKKQYPEQSLSIFIEVPDVNLLRERLINRKTETPEQIEKRLSRISLETAMKDAFDEVVINERLEKAVHKTETLIKQIKERC; this comes from the coding sequence ATGAAACAAGGTGTACTCATTCTTTTTGCCGCTCACAGCGGTGCAGGCAAGACAACCATCATTCGGGAACTCTTGCGACGTCATCCTGACTGGTTTTTTTCTGTTTCGGCAACAACCCGCCGACCCCGGACAGGGGAAGTGGACGGACAAGATTATCACTTTGTGTCAAGGGATGTTTTTCAGAACATGATCCGTGAAAAGAAACTGCTCGAATTTGAAGAGGTCCACGGTGAATATTACGGTACCCCGGCAGAACCGGTTCGTCAGGCTCTGGAAGATGGGAAGGTGTGCATTTTTGACCTGGATGTCAAAGGTGCCATGAGTATTAAGAAACAATATCCGGAACAATCCCTCTCCATCTTTATTGAAGTCCCGGATGTGAATCTATTAAGGGAAAGACTCATAAACCGGAAAACCGAAACGCCGGAACAGATAGAAAAACGTCTTTCCAGGATCTCCCTGGAAACAGCGATGAAGGATGCATTTGATGAAGTCGTTATCAACGAACGGCTTGAAAAGGCAGTCCATAAAACAGAAACATTGATCAAACAGATAAAGGAAAGGTGCTAA
- a CDS encoding DNA-directed RNA polymerase subunit omega — MSKDGFKYEGDRPEDIFEAIIVMAKRARQINQRRADKFTLRPYQVSEGEEEVEQEALYDDFDFDSLEKPTTMAMRQYADQEIEYEYSDPDEGYEDLEDETMFDMDDHLI, encoded by the coding sequence ATGTCAAAAGATGGATTCAAATACGAAGGTGACAGACCCGAAGATATCTTTGAAGCAATCATTGTTATGGCAAAACGGGCGCGTCAGATCAACCAGCGGCGAGCTGATAAATTCACACTCCGTCCCTATCAGGTATCTGAAGGGGAAGAAGAAGTTGAACAGGAAGCTTTGTACGATGATTTCGACTTCGACAGCCTGGAAAAGCCAACAACCATGGCTATGCGTCAGTATGCCGATCAGGAAATTGAATATGAATACAGTGATCCTGATGAAGGGTATGAAGATTTGGAAGACGAAACCATGTTTGATATGGATGATCATCTGATTTAA